The Molothrus aeneus isolate 106 chromosome 31, BPBGC_Maene_1.0, whole genome shotgun sequence genome includes a window with the following:
- the LOC136568170 gene encoding CD48 antigen-like, with amino-acid sequence MSPRGGRRCPPALLALLLGLAGSRGFPECENAPVSHAVTVGGSLCLAPEREPQWEWTEIHWGVRMDPGMRQRILTAPRDGDASYAEGPFHGRVKFHRGNLSLCISPVRRDDNRVYWAEFERRPVISARCFRVSVWDPVPQPELRSQILERERGWCRLALLCSSPGNVSYSWACAGAGPGPIPGPIPGPIPGQIPGSPSRLLRSLPEGAEPQICLCNVSNPAGWSAARAALTCPVIPGNCSHWRPLAVAVAEGLTLLLVGFGCWWRENSREG; translated from the exons GATTCCCGGAATGCGAAAATGCGCCTGTGTCCCACGCCGTGACCGTGGGAGGATCGCTGTGCCTGGCGCCGGAGAGGGAACCCCAGTGGGAGTGGACAGAGATCCACTGGGGGGTGAGAATGGACCCAGGAATGCGGCAGCGGATCCTGACAGCCCCCAGGGATGGAGATGCCTCCTATGCCGAAGGTCCTTTCCACGGGAGAGTGAAATTCCATCGGGGAAACCTCTCCCTGTGCATCTCCCCGGTTCGCAGGGATGATAACCGGGTCTATTGGGCCGAGTTTGAGAGAAGGCCAGTGATTTCAGCCCGGTGCTTCCGAGTGTCCGTGTGGG aCCCCGTCCCGCAGCCGGAGCTgagatcccaaatcctggagcgggagcggggctggtgccgcctggccctgctctgctccagccccgggAACGTCTCCTACAGCTGGGCCTGTGCCGGGGCTGGCCCGGGGCCGATCCCGGGGCCGATCCCGGGGCCGATCCCGGGGCAGATCCCGGGGAGCCCCTCCCGGCTGCTCCGGAGCCTCCCCGAGGGCGCggaaccccaaatctgcctctGCAACGTCAGCAACCCCGCGGGGTGGAGCGCGGCCCGCGCCGccctcacctgcccag TCATTCCAGGGAATTGCAGCCACTGGAGGCCGCTGGCCGTGGCCGTGGCCGAGGGGCTGACCCTGCTCCTCGTGGGCTTCGGCTGCTGGTGGAGGGAGAATTCCCGGGAAG GATAA